The following proteins are encoded in a genomic region of Gossypium hirsutum isolate 1008001.06 chromosome D05, Gossypium_hirsutum_v2.1, whole genome shotgun sequence:
- the LOC107943234 gene encoding heterodimeric geranylgeranyl pyrophosphate synthase small subunit, chloroplastic, translating to MAKAFSHINGNPMFYFPSRLNPNRPFPLLLSYNKPLKCNQSYLASINEDIEAHLKQAIPIREPLSVLEPMHHLTFAAPRTTASALCVAACELVNGHRDRALPVASAIHLVYAASFTHECVPRSETSRPTSKIQHVYGPGIELQIGDAMIPFGMELLAKSDNPARNDSDRILRVMVEITRAIGSEGMIYGQYDEVESYQSDNKKSSHIEEIERVSEKYEGTLYACAGACGAIIGGGSEDEIEKLRKYGLYIGKIEGIMNRIGSNSDKDLMEKLVEELRNLANNELRGFNEAKVKAIFNTQSSSFDLCKQ from the coding sequence ATGGCGAAAGCTTTCTCCCACATCAATGGCAACCCAATGTTTTATTTTCCCTCTAGACTAAATCCCAACCGTCCATTTCCTTTGCTTTTGTCTTATAACAAGCCTTTGAAATGCAACCAATCTTATTTGGCCTCTATAAACGAAGACATCGAAGCGCATCTAAAACAGGCTATCCCTATTCGTGAACCGCTCTCTGTTTTGGAGCCCATGCACCATTTGACGTTCGCCGCCCCACGGACCACCGCTTCGGCTTTATGCGTGGCAGCTTGTGAGTTGGTCAACGGTCACCGCGATCGAGCTTTGCCGGTAGCGTCCGCGATTCATCTCGTGTATGCGGCTTCGTTCACCCATGAGTGTGTTCCACGGAGTGAAACCTCTAGGCCTACGTCCAAAATTCAACATGTGTATGGTCCAGGCATTGAGTTGCAAATTGGTGATGCGATGATACCATTTGGGATGGAGCTTTTGGCTAAATCCGATAATCCAGCCCGAAATGACTCAGATCGAATTCTACGTGTGATGGTTGAGATCACGCGTGCGATTGGTTCGGAAGGAATGATTTACGGGCAGTATGATGAAGTGGAATCTTATCAATCCGACAATAAGAAGTCGAGCCACATCGAAGAAATCGAGCGTGTCTCCGAAAAATATGAAGGAACATTGTATGCTTGTGCGGGTGCTTGTGGGGCAATAATAGGAGGGGGAAGTGAAGATGAAATAGAGAAACTGAGAAAGTATGGTTTATATATAGGGAAAATAGAGGGGATTATGAATAGAATTGGAAGCAATAGTGACAAGGATTTGATGGAAAAATTGGTGGAGGAGCTCAGAAATTTGGCTAACAATGAATTGAGAGGGTTCAATGAAGCAAAGGTGAAAGCAATTTTCAACACACAATCTAGTTCATTTGATCTTTGTAAGCAATGA